The Castanea sativa cultivar Marrone di Chiusa Pesio chromosome 11, ASM4071231v1 genome contains a region encoding:
- the LOC142617705 gene encoding uncharacterized protein LOC142617705: protein MQFLMGLNDSYAQVRAQILLMDPLPPINKVYSLLIQEERHCSVGNNSSPHVESSTPVTKLSSSSGNKNNKNSKGKEKLTCNHCGMNGDTVEKNSSSTSTSLTFTQEQCQLFLAMLGTNSTSMAEFVANNSELGSPTISEERIPSLVEYSFTPSAKLEFVSSVLNGTNPILANNTYTDANGARSLSISLLFTPAMSEIETDDSCSESNEAPHAAAQFSNSVLKGTNPILANNFDIDANGARSFSISLLFPPAMSEIETDDSCSESNETPRAVAQFSYSISSCFPPSRSETDSSSEIYEIIPVDPSSTANPGRTANFEEILKPKSSNSSKSNRTPLKFSHSKINSILSLFFAAKSKTNSSKRPRHTILITRFKGVENIVGEKFPLKMLLDATNNFSKDCKIGKNGFGSLYYASLDDGREVTIHRAEILMSEQFVNEFPRRVEAWSRLDHKNVVRLLGFCEDGKDNLLVYEYMGYGTLYDHLHNPGSTSLIMSWAARIKVALDIARGIEYLHVYVIPPIIHCNIQLRNIFLDATSTAKLSNFYLSVEAPVDNWPGYRREKVVGTNGYIAPEYLFNGRLTTKVDVYSFGVVLLKMLSGLNANHTNENGEQICITSFLAPYIAQKEIHRFLDLKVPPPTPLEMEALVNVASLALDCVSEDRVLRPSMTMVANTIQSTLECGSISDAECESIIDAEFESIIDAECGSISDEEIEPR, encoded by the exons ATGCAATTCTTAATGGGTCTTAATGATTCCTATGCACAAGTTAGGGCACAAATTTTGTTGATGGATCCTCTCCCACCCATCAACAAAGTGTACTCTTTGCTAATTCAAGAAGAAAGGCATTGTAGTGTGGGAAACAATTCAAGTCCTCATGTGGAATCATCAACCCCAGTTACTAAGCTATCTTCTTCTTCgggaaacaaaaataacaagaacTCTAAGGGGAAAGAAAAGCTCACTTGCAATCACTGTGGAATGAATGGTGACACTGTTGAAAAGAATTCTAGTTCTACTTCTACTTCATTGACATTCACTCAAGAGCAATGTCAACTGTTCTTGGCTATGTTGGGGACTAACTCCACTTCTATGGCAG AATTTGTAGCCAACAACTCAGAACTTGGTAGTCCAACAATTAGTGAAGAAAGAATTCCATCACTCGTAGAGTACTCATTTACCCCATCAGCCAAGTTGGAGTTTGTTAGTTCTGTATTGAATGGAACAAATCCAATTCTAGCCAACAACACTTACACTGATGCTAATGGAGCAAGAAGTCTTTCCATTTCATTACTCTTTACACCTGCCATGTCTGAAATTGAAACAGATGATAGCTGTTCAGAATCTAATGAAGCACCTCATGCAGCAGCACAATTCTCTAATTCTGTATTGAAGGGAACAAATCCAATTCTAGCCAACAACTTTGACATTGATGCTAATGGAGCAAGAAGTTTTTCCATTTCATTACTCTTCCCACCTGCCATGTCTGAAATTGAAACAGATGATAGTTGTTCAGAATCTAATGAAACACCTCGTGCAGTAGCACAATTCTCTTATTCTATATCGTCATGCTTCCCACCAAGTAGGTCAGAAACAGACAGTAGTTCtgaaatttatgaaataattcCTGTTGATCCTTCCAGCACAGCAAACCCTGGACGTACAGCAAACTTCGAAGAGATTCTTAAGCCGAAGAGCAGTAATAGTTCAAAATCTAACCGAACACCTCTAAAATTCTCTCATTCCAAAATAAATTCCAtattgtcattattttttgCAGCCAAGTCAAAAACAAACAGTTCCAAAAGACCTAGACACACAATCCTAATAACAAGATTCAAAGGCGTGGAAAATATAGTTGGGGAAAAATTTCCTTTGAAAATGCTACTTGATGCCACTAACAACTTTTCAAAAGATTGCAAGATTGGAAAAAATGGCTTTGGCTCACTGTACTATGCCAGTTTAGATGATGGCCGAGAAGTGACTATTCATCGTGCTGAAATTTTAATGTCTGAGCAATTTGTAAATGAATTCCCACGTCGAGTGGAAGCTTGGTCCCGACTCGATCACAAGAATGTTGTTCGCTTGTTGGGATTTTGTGAAGATGGTAAGGATAACTTATTGGTCTATGAGTACATGGGATATGGTACCCTTTATGACCATCTTCACAATCCTGGAAGTACTTCCCTAATAATGTCATGGGCTGCCCGGATTAAAGTGGCACTAGACATAGCCAGAGGCATTGAATACCTACACGTGTATGTAATACCACCAATCATACACTGCAATATTCAACTGCGTAACATATTCCTAGATGCCACGTCGACTGCTAAGCTGTCTAATTTCTACTTATCTGTGGAAGCCCCTGTGGACAATTGGCCTGGTTATAGACGTGAAAAGGTGGTGGGCACTAATGGGTACATTGCGCCTGAGTATTTATTTAATGGCAGATTGACAACCAAAGTTGACGTGTACAGCTTTGGAGTAGTATTGCTAAAAATGTTGTCCGGGCTCAACGCAAATCATACAAATGAAAATGGTGAGCAAATTTGTATAACTAGTTTTTTAGCGCCATACATTGCCCAAAAGGAAATTCACAGGTTTTTGGACCTAAAAGTACCACCACCTACCCCATTGGAAATGGAGGCACTGGTAAATGTTGCGTCCCTAGCATTGGATTGTGTAAGTGAAGATCGTGTACTTCGCCCCTCAATGACTATGGTTGCAAACACCATACAAAGTACCTTGGAATGTGGATCAATTAGTGATGCGGAATGTGAATCAATTATTGATGCGGAATTTGAATCAATTATTGATGCGGAATGTGGATCAATTAGTGATGAGGAAATTGAACCAAGATAG